Proteins from a genomic interval of Spiroplasma diminutum CUAS-1:
- the rsmA gene encoding 16S rRNA (adenine(1518)-N(6)/adenine(1519)-N(6))-dimethyltransferase RsmA, giving the protein MEFAKKKFGQNFISDKNLIKKIIDILDQDEDHLIIEIGPGRGALTKELVNRFAKVIAIEIDRDMEQILNSEISSNKFELIMKDCLEVNFKELLQNEKFKKVSLISNTPYYITSEIIFRTLSISKNLNKAIFMVQKEVAQRICAKANEKNYNNLSVAAQLYSNVEYEFTVNKNMFKPIPKVDSAIISLTFNENNLSKVKDDIKFVSFVRKLFNNKRKTILNNLTNITNNKEKALDILNKININENLRPENINVEQFIEMYNEVN; this is encoded by the coding sequence ATGGAATTTGCAAAAAAGAAATTTGGTCAAAATTTTATATCAGATAAAAATTTAATAAAAAAAATTATTGATATATTAGATCAAGATGAAGATCATTTAATAATTGAAATTGGGCCTGGAAGAGGTGCTTTAACTAAAGAACTTGTAAATAGATTTGCAAAAGTGATAGCAATTGAAATTGATAGAGATATGGAGCAAATATTAAATTCAGAAATTAGTTCAAATAAATTTGAACTAATTATGAAAGATTGTCTAGAAGTTAATTTTAAAGAATTATTACAAAATGAAAAATTTAAAAAAGTATCTTTAATTTCAAATACTCCTTATTATATAACGAGTGAAATTATTTTTAGAACATTAAGTATTTCTAAAAATTTGAATAAAGCTATATTTATGGTTCAAAAGGAAGTTGCACAGAGAATTTGTGCCAAAGCAAATGAAAAAAATTACAATAACCTATCTGTAGCAGCTCAACTTTATTCTAATGTTGAATACGAATTTACAGTTAACAAAAATATGTTTAAACCAATTCCAAAAGTTGATTCAGCTATTATTTCTTTAACTTTTAATGAGAATAATTTATCAAAAGTTAAAGATGATATTAAATTTGTAAGCTTTGTAAGAAAATTATTTAATAATAAAAGAAAAACTATTCTTAATAATTTAACAAACATAACAAACAATAAAGAAAAAGCTTTGGATATTTTAAATAAAATAAATATTAATGAAAATCTAAGACCCGAGAATATAAATGTTGAGCAGTTTATAGAAATGTATAATGAGGTAAACTAA
- the pth gene encoding aminoacyl-tRNA hydrolase, with the protein MPKLIVGLGNPGSNYKSTRHNAGFIAIDVLLEKYGFQKSIEDFKSEIYFSNIKGEKVLFVKPQTFMNLSGEAISGIMSYYKIKTEEFIVIYDDKDLDLSTIRFKTNGSSGGHNGIKNIISHLKTENFNRLKIGIGAPGQYKIVDWVLSKMNNEELNLIKSKISDISNFVEEFVLDKELKKIMNKYN; encoded by the coding sequence ATGCCTAAATTAATTGTGGGATTAGGTAATCCTGGAAGCAATTATAAAAGTACAAGACACAATGCGGGATTCATAGCTATTGATGTTTTATTGGAAAAATATGGATTTCAAAAAAGTATTGAAGATTTTAAGTCTGAGATTTACTTTTCTAATATAAAAGGAGAGAAAGTATTATTTGTCAAACCGCAAACATTTATGAATCTTTCAGGAGAAGCAATTTCAGGTATTATGAGCTATTACAAAATTAAAACTGAAGAATTTATAGTTATTTATGACGATAAAGATTTAGATTTATCAACTATTAGATTTAAAACAAACGGCAGTTCTGGCGGACATAACGGAATTAAAAATATAATAAGTCACTTAAAAACAGAAAATTTTAATAGATTAAAAATTGGCATTGGAGCACCAGGCCAATATAAAATAGTTGATTGAGTATTATCTAAAATGAATAATGAAGAACTAAATTTAATTAAAAGTAAAATTTCTGATATATCAAATTTTGTTGAAGAATTTGTTTTAGACAAAGAGCTTAAAAAAATTATGAATAAATATAATTAA
- a CDS encoding adenylosuccinate synthase has translation MQKYNSLVVVGSQWGDEGKGKMTDYFAQKADLVVRFAGGDNAGHVINFNGQKHKVTIIPSGIFNKKVTSVIANGCVVNLLNLVKEFEVIKNSGVSYGNLLISDRVQLILPYHIKIDEAQEEARGENKIGTTKRGIGPAYQDKVSRLGIRLGELREENFKERFKIVFDYQMKFLKNMFNVEALDFDQTYNDLMDAYQKIKDKIIDTDIFIETAIKEGKKVLFEGAQGALLDIDHGTYPYVTSSNTSANNASTGSGISHKLIDSTMGVVKAYSTRVGAGAFPTELLNEIGDGIRERGHEYGSNTKRPRRIGWLDAVALKHAIRTSGIDSLFITLLDVLSGIDQINICVKYELNGKEINNVPSTNQMYEMCKPVYLENPGWSEDITGVTSFDQLPDEAKNYLKMIEKICEVKIAGFSVGPDREQTVILENIF, from the coding sequence ATGCAAAAGTACAATTCATTAGTTGTTGTTGGTTCTCAATGAGGAGACGAAGGTAAAGGTAAAATGACTGACTATTTTGCTCAAAAAGCTGACTTAGTAGTTAGATTTGCAGGAGGAGACAATGCTGGTCATGTAATTAATTTTAATGGTCAAAAACATAAAGTCACAATAATACCTTCAGGTATTTTTAATAAAAAAGTTACAAGCGTTATTGCAAACGGATGTGTAGTTAATTTATTAAATCTTGTAAAGGAATTTGAAGTAATTAAAAATAGTGGAGTTAGTTATGGAAATTTATTAATTTCTGATAGAGTTCAATTAATTTTACCTTATCATATTAAAATTGACGAGGCTCAGGAAGAGGCACGTGGTGAAAATAAAATTGGAACAACTAAAAGAGGAATTGGTCCAGCATATCAAGATAAGGTTTCAAGATTAGGAATTAGACTTGGAGAATTGAGAGAAGAAAATTTTAAAGAGAGATTTAAAATTGTTTTTGATTATCAAATGAAATTTTTAAAAAATATGTTTAATGTTGAAGCATTAGATTTTGATCAAACATATAACGACTTAATGGATGCTTATCAAAAAATTAAAGATAAAATAATTGATACAGATATTTTTATTGAAACAGCAATTAAAGAAGGAAAAAAAGTTTTATTTGAAGGAGCACAAGGGGCCCTTCTTGATATTGACCATGGGACTTATCCTTATGTAACAAGTTCAAATACATCTGCAAATAATGCTTCAACAGGAAGTGGAATTAGTCATAAATTAATTGATTCAACAATGGGAGTTGTTAAAGCTTATTCAACAAGAGTTGGGGCAGGTGCCTTTCCTACAGAATTATTAAATGAAATTGGTGATGGAATTAGAGAACGTGGTCATGAATATGGATCAAACACTAAACGTCCAAGAAGAATTGGATGACTTGATGCAGTTGCTTTGAAACACGCAATTAGAACATCGGGTATCGATTCATTATTTATAACTCTACTTGATGTTTTATCAGGTATAGATCAAATAAATATATGTGTTAAGTATGAATTAAATGGTAAAGAAATTAACAATGTACCAAGTACAAATCAAATGTATGAAATGTGTAAACCTGTATATTTAGAAAATCCAGGATGATCAGAGGATATAACTGGTGTTACTTCATTTGATCAGTTACCAGATGAAGCAAAAAATTATTTAAAAATGATTGAAAAAATTTGTGAAGTTAAAATCGCAGGATTTTCTGTAGGTCCTGATAGAGAGCAAACAGTAATTTTAGAAAATATATTTTAA
- the purB gene encoding adenylosuccinate lyase: MIERYGIKEIENIWSEDNKLNIWLDVEIQVVNAWVKLGIIPEKDAKEICSKAKVNRQRMLEIEEETKHDVVAFTRMISETLSSEKKWIHLGLTSTDIVDTAQNKMIQQSNILLEEVLNKMTEVLKQKAIETKDIIIMGRTHGMYGEPTSLGLKFLLWFDEIKRQLERLKLARKQIEVAKISGSMGNYANLEIEVEEFVANKMNLNIDNISTQVTQRDRHAFLISVIANIASTLEKISTEIRHFQRSEVQEICEGFGIGQKGSSSMPHKKNPISSENICGLSRYARSFVNAAFENNVLWHERDISHSSNERLIFPDIYNIIIYVSKRMNTTINDLVINKDKIDLHINEQKGLFFSQRILTYILMNYDFSREQVYDFVQKCTLEAQSSKRDFKEVLIENGIKNFIAEQEEIDNLFDINFFLRNVEKMFRRVMENYG; encoded by the coding sequence ATGATAGAACGTTATGGAATTAAAGAAATTGAAAATATCTGGTCAGAAGATAATAAATTGAATATTTGATTAGATGTTGAAATTCAAGTTGTCAATGCATGAGTAAAGTTAGGAATTATTCCTGAAAAAGATGCTAAAGAAATTTGTTCAAAAGCGAAAGTTAACAGACAAAGAATGCTTGAAATAGAAGAAGAAACAAAACATGACGTTGTAGCATTTACAAGGATGATTTCTGAAACTTTAAGTTCAGAAAAGAAATGAATTCACTTAGGACTGACATCAACAGATATTGTTGATACTGCTCAAAATAAAATGATTCAGCAATCAAATATCTTATTAGAAGAAGTATTAAATAAAATGACAGAAGTTCTTAAACAAAAGGCAATTGAAACAAAAGATATAATTATAATGGGAAGAACTCATGGAATGTATGGAGAACCAACGTCACTTGGATTAAAATTTTTATTGTGATTTGATGAAATAAAGAGACAATTGGAAAGATTAAAATTAGCAAGAAAGCAAATTGAAGTAGCTAAAATATCAGGATCAATGGGGAATTATGCCAATCTTGAAATAGAGGTTGAAGAATTTGTTGCAAATAAAATGAACTTGAATATTGATAATATATCTACTCAGGTTACACAAAGAGATAGACATGCCTTTTTAATATCTGTAATTGCAAATATTGCATCAACATTGGAAAAAATTTCAACAGAGATTAGACACTTTCAGAGAAGTGAGGTTCAAGAAATTTGTGAAGGATTTGGAATTGGTCAAAAAGGATCAAGTTCAATGCCTCATAAAAAAAACCCAATTAGTTCAGAAAATATTTGTGGTCTTTCTAGATACGCTAGATCTTTTGTGAATGCAGCATTTGAAAACAATGTATTATGACATGAAAGAGATATATCTCATAGTTCAAACGAAAGATTAATTTTTCCAGATATTTATAATATAATTATATATGTATCAAAAAGAATGAACACTACCATAAATGATTTGGTAATTAATAAAGATAAAATTGATTTACATATTAATGAGCAAAAGGGCTTATTCTTTAGTCAAAGGATACTGACTTATATATTAATGAACTATGATTTTTCAAGAGAACAAGTTTATGATTTTGTACAGAAATGTACATTAGAAGCACAAAGTTCAAAAAGAGATTTTAAAGAAGTTTTAATAGAAAATGGTATTAAAAATTTTATAGCAGAACAAGAAGAAATAGACAATCTTTTTGATATTAATTTTTTCTTAAGAAATGTAGAAAAAATGTTTAGAAGGGTGATGGAGAATTATGGATAA
- the rnmV gene encoding ribonuclease M5 translates to MFMKIKQVVVVEGVTDTIKLKKIFGNDNVDTIETNGLALSKNTLNFISDVNNVRGVIILTDPDGPGLKIRDTINTYLNFKCFNAFINKRRIINSKKIGIAEAQEEDIKDALNNLITFETENESITWKEFLYNDFFESDARKKIAKKYNWSEKINSKRLFKWLNLMNLNVEDIKKIIGE, encoded by the coding sequence ATGTTTATGAAAATAAAACAAGTTGTAGTTGTAGAAGGTGTAACAGACACTATCAAACTTAAAAAAATATTTGGAAATGATAATGTGGACACGATTGAAACCAATGGACTTGCTTTATCTAAAAATACATTAAATTTTATTTCGGATGTTAATAATGTACGTGGTGTAATAATACTAACAGATCCAGATGGACCTGGTTTAAAAATTCGTGACACTATTAATACCTATCTTAATTTTAAATGTTTTAATGCATTTATCAATAAAAGAAGAATAATTAATTCAAAAAAAATTGGAATTGCAGAAGCTCAAGAAGAAGATATAAAAGATGCTTTAAATAATTTAATTACATTCGAAACTGAAAATGAAAGTATAACTTGAAAAGAATTCTTGTATAATGATTTTTTTGAATCAGATGCAAGAAAAAAAATTGCTAAAAAATATAATTGAAGTGAAAAAATTAATTCAAAAAGATTATTTAAATGATTAAATTTAATGAATTTGAATGTAGAAGATATTAAAAAAATAATAGGAGAATAA
- a CDS encoding ribose-phosphate diphosphokinase translates to MNKKDIMIFGLSSNKNLTKKICEILGVEESQAKTSKFLDGEMIVQSLDSVRGQEIYIIQSTNQPVNDNLMELLIAVDAFKRASAAKINVVIPYFGYARQDRKAKGRQPITSKLVANLIETAGVHRVITVDLHSAQIMGFFNVPTDNFSTAQIVASEIIDTISTKKLDPTQCILVSPDHGGLTRVHGVAKYTGNITNGIAVIAKRRPEPNKAEVEFILGDVKDKTCFIIDDMIDTGGTIIKGAQALKEQGAKDIYIIACHGLFNGEAVSKMEAVINDKTVKQVVVTDTIEIPEERKFKGLKIISVAKLLARMIQNSYEKSSLTGVYNDEQNEIVKRVEQYLKEFNK, encoded by the coding sequence ATGAACAAAAAAGACATTATGATTTTCGGTTTATCATCAAACAAAAACTTAACAAAAAAAATATGTGAAATACTTGGTGTTGAAGAATCACAAGCAAAAACTTCAAAATTCTTAGATGGAGAAATGATTGTACAATCACTTGATTCAGTAAGAGGTCAAGAAATATATATCATTCAATCAACAAATCAACCAGTAAATGATAATTTAATGGAATTATTAATTGCAGTTGATGCATTTAAAAGAGCAAGTGCCGCAAAAATAAATGTGGTTATTCCTTATTTTGGTTATGCAAGACAAGATAGAAAAGCAAAGGGAAGACAACCTATTACTTCTAAATTAGTTGCAAATTTAATAGAAACTGCTGGGGTGCATAGAGTTATAACTGTTGATTTACACTCTGCACAAATTATGGGATTCTTTAATGTTCCTACAGATAATTTTTCAACAGCTCAAATTGTAGCATCAGAAATTATTGATACAATATCTACTAAAAAATTAGATCCTACACAATGTATATTGGTATCACCAGATCATGGTGGTTTAACAAGGGTACATGGGGTTGCAAAATATACAGGAAATATTACAAATGGTATTGCTGTAATTGCAAAAAGAAGACCTGAACCTAATAAGGCAGAAGTAGAATTTATTTTAGGAGATGTTAAAGATAAGACTTGTTTTATTATTGACGACATGATTGACACAGGTGGAACAATCATTAAAGGTGCACAAGCCCTTAAAGAACAAGGTGCAAAAGACATTTATATAATTGCATGTCACGGATTATTCAATGGAGAAGCAGTTTCAAAAATGGAAGCAGTTATAAATGATAAAACTGTTAAACAAGTTGTTGTTACAGACACAATTGAAATTCCTGAAGAAAGAAAATTTAAAGGATTAAAAATCATTTCTGTAGCTAAACTTTTAGCGAGAATGATTCAAAATTCATATGAAAAATCTTCATTAACAGGTGTATATAATGATGAACAAAATGAAATTGTTAAAAGAGTAGAACAGTATTTAAAGGAATTTAATAAATAA
- a CDS encoding ABC-F family ATP-binding cassette domain-containing protein: protein MGLVFLENLTHANGGKKLYDGTNFRLNRGEHIALIGPNGAGKTTLLNIIAGKMLSDKGELKIHPKTKIGYLDQHQEVNLEETVDLYLKGAFSELFELEARMNKIYEDMAIEYNEDDLVKALSYQDTLNLNEFDSIDKRIGNLVTGLGIGLDKLDKKMGELSGGQRGKVILAKLLLSGDDFLLLDEPTNFLDLEQVKWLAKFLQSFEKAFIMVSHDNDFINKTCGIIYALDNLKLTRYVGNYDKYLEEAEIQKEQYDKAFASQQKEIKKLETYVAKNKARASTAKSAQSRQKQLEKIDVMQERRDLTKPKFSFSYKRPSTNVIVKAQNLIIGYDSALLHELNFELREGEKCIISGRNGIGKTTFLKTMSTEIPAFKGEVQLGNAVEYAYFKQIEDIRGITPIKYIMDRFEGITESEARAKIAQFGVKSGLMMQPMEKLSGGEQTRIRLAALSMIPCSLLVLDEPTNHIDVLAKEALLEAIESFKGTVILTTHDINFSTNWANRTLDFSDLV from the coding sequence ATGGGATTAGTATTTTTAGAAAATTTAACACATGCAAATGGCGGAAAGAAACTATATGATGGAACCAATTTCAGATTAAATAGAGGAGAACATATTGCTTTAATTGGTCCAAATGGAGCTGGAAAAACAACATTATTAAATATAATTGCTGGAAAAATGTTGTCTGATAAAGGAGAATTAAAAATTCATCCTAAAACTAAAATTGGTTACTTAGATCAACATCAAGAAGTTAATTTAGAAGAAACAGTTGATCTATATTTAAAAGGAGCTTTCTCTGAGCTTTTTGAATTAGAAGCAAGGATGAATAAGATTTATGAAGATATGGCAATTGAATATAATGAAGATGATTTGGTTAAAGCATTAAGTTATCAAGATACGCTTAATTTAAATGAGTTTGATTCAATTGATAAGAGAATTGGAAACTTAGTTACTGGTTTAGGTATTGGATTAGATAAACTTGATAAAAAAATGGGTGAATTAAGTGGTGGACAAAGAGGAAAGGTTATTCTTGCTAAACTATTATTAAGTGGAGATGACTTTTTATTACTTGATGAGCCTACAAACTTTTTAGACTTAGAACAAGTAAAATGACTTGCTAAATTTTTACAATCATTTGAAAAAGCATTCATAATGGTTTCACATGATAATGATTTTATAAATAAAACTTGTGGGATTATCTATGCACTTGATAATTTAAAACTAACTAGATATGTTGGAAATTATGATAAATATTTAGAAGAAGCAGAAATACAAAAAGAGCAATATGATAAAGCATTTGCTTCACAACAAAAAGAAATTAAAAAATTAGAAACTTATGTTGCTAAAAATAAAGCAAGGGCCTCAACTGCAAAATCTGCACAATCAAGACAGAAACAACTTGAAAAAATTGATGTTATGCAAGAAAGAAGAGATTTAACTAAACCAAAGTTTAGTTTTTCTTACAAAAGACCAAGCACTAATGTAATTGTTAAAGCTCAAAATTTAATTATTGGATATGATTCAGCACTTTTACATGAACTTAATTTTGAATTAAGAGAAGGTGAAAAATGTATTATCAGTGGAAGAAATGGTATTGGTAAAACAACTTTTTTAAAAACTATGTCTACAGAAATACCTGCTTTCAAAGGTGAGGTTCAACTTGGTAATGCTGTTGAATATGCATACTTTAAACAAATTGAAGATATTAGAGGAATCACTCCAATTAAATACATTATGGACAGATTTGAGGGTATAACTGAATCTGAAGCAAGAGCTAAAATCGCACAATTTGGAGTTAAGAGTGGATTAATGATGCAACCAATGGAAAAACTTTCAGGGGGAGAACAAACTAGAATTAGATTAGCAGCACTAAGTATGATACCGTGTAGTTTATTAGTACTTGATGAACCAACAAACCATATTGATGTTCTTGCAAAAGAAGCATTATTAGAAGCAATAGAAAGTTTTAAAGGTACTGTTATTTTAACAACTCACGATATTAATTTTTCTACAAATTGAGCGAATAGAACTTTAGACTTTTCTGATTTAGTGTAA
- a CDS encoding rod shape-determining protein encodes MARVSLRSRKHIAIDIGTSKTRIFIEQLGMVFNEASLIAQDYNTRKVIAIGDQAKKFVGKLSGAMQIKSLLKRGVLTDINLLKQFLSTVLSKYEDEVKNSVVTLACPISMPLLERKALIEAVKSIGASNVIVEDDIKLALLGAGFDIFTSNSLMCLDLGAGKTTVGVVNNGETINFKWSKASGEVIDQEIIKHLKSKEGILLGDISAEAVKIAVGTIIKTKEPLKTKAYGYDLNSSRPKEIEVQDKDISKIILSVFGNITTTITSLLEETQSEVAGDIIKNGLIITGGLAKIPGVKLFFENFFEIPVTVAKNCSTSTIEGAIMHKDKTFDIIEEME; translated from the coding sequence GTGGCAAGAGTAAGTTTAAGATCAAGAAAACATATTGCAATTGATATAGGTACAAGCAAAACAAGAATTTTTATTGAGCAATTAGGAATGGTTTTTAATGAAGCTAGCTTGATTGCACAAGATTACAATACTAGGAAAGTAATTGCTATTGGAGATCAGGCAAAGAAATTTGTTGGTAAATTGAGTGGCGCAATGCAAATCAAAAGTTTACTAAAAAGGGGCGTTCTAACTGATATAAATTTATTAAAACAATTTCTTTCAACTGTTTTAAGTAAATATGAGGATGAAGTTAAAAACTCAGTTGTAACTTTAGCATGTCCAATAAGCATGCCATTGTTAGAAAGAAAGGCATTAATTGAAGCGGTAAAATCAATTGGAGCTTCAAATGTCATAGTAGAAGATGATATTAAATTAGCTTTACTAGGAGCTGGTTTTGATATATTTACTTCAAATTCTCTTATGTGTTTAGATTTAGGAGCCGGAAAAACAACAGTTGGTGTTGTTAATAATGGAGAAACAATAAATTTCAAATGATCAAAGGCTTCTGGTGAAGTTATAGATCAAGAAATTATTAAACATTTAAAATCTAAAGAAGGAATTCTTTTGGGAGATATAAGTGCAGAAGCTGTAAAAATAGCTGTTGGTACCATAATTAAAACAAAAGAACCTCTTAAAACAAAAGCATATGGATATGATTTAAACTCTTCAAGACCTAAGGAGATTGAAGTACAAGATAAAGATATATCAAAAATTATATTGTCTGTGTTTGGCAATATAACAACTACAATCACTTCTTTACTTGAAGAAACTCAAAGTGAAGTAGCTGGAGATATCATTAAAAATGGTCTAATTATAACTGGGGGTTTAGCTAAAATTCCTGGAGTGAAATTATTTTTTGAAAACTTTTTTGAAATTCCAGTAACGGTTGCAAAAAACTGTTCCACTTCAACTATCGAAGGTGCAATAATGCATAAAGATAAAACCTTCGATATAATTGAAGAAATGGAATAA
- a CDS encoding rod shape-determining protein produces MASWDRKREFVALDLGTANVVAYLGGQGIIYNEPSTMAYDIHTNTVVASGEQAYEMIGKTNEDIRMVVPLVDGVIADLDAAKDLIKIIFSRIKLSDILKNALVVLACPSGVTELERSALKQVVADMGARNVLVEEEVKLSAIGAGININIASGHLVVDIGGGTTDIAIISAGDIVISRSIKVAGNHLDEEIRKYIRAEYNVLIGIKTAEKIKIEIGALTKIDNGRTFRAFGRDVISGLPREVVISPDEVKNALLAPFSKITDLIVEVMENTPAELAGDIIRNGITICGGGALIRGVDTYFESIFQLKVTRAQDPLLTVIEGTKEYEKQAEKWLEVVALRDSREYNIK; encoded by the coding sequence ATGGCATCATGAGATCGTAAAAGAGAATTTGTTGCTTTAGACTTAGGAACAGCTAACGTAGTTGCTTACCTAGGTGGACAAGGTATCATTTATAATGAACCTTCAACTATGGCATACGATATTCACACAAACACAGTTGTGGCATCAGGTGAACAAGCATACGAAATGATCGGAAAAACAAATGAAGACATTAGAATGGTTGTACCATTAGTTGATGGGGTTATAGCAGACCTTGACGCAGCAAAAGATTTAATTAAAATAATCTTTTCACGTATTAAATTATCAGATATCTTAAAAAATGCATTAGTAGTTCTTGCCTGCCCTTCAGGAGTTACTGAATTAGAAAGAAGTGCATTGAAACAAGTTGTTGCAGATATGGGAGCAAGAAATGTTCTTGTTGAAGAAGAAGTTAAATTATCAGCAATCGGAGCTGGAATTAACATTAATATCGCAAGTGGACACTTAGTTGTTGACATTGGTGGAGGAACAACAGATATAGCTATTATTTCAGCTGGAGATATTGTTATTTCAAGATCAATTAAAGTTGCTGGAAATCACTTAGATGAAGAAATAAGAAAATATATTCGTGCTGAATACAACGTATTAATCGGAATTAAAACTGCAGAAAAAATCAAAATTGAAATTGGTGCATTAACAAAAATAGATAATGGACGTACATTCCGTGCATTCGGACGTGATGTTATCTCTGGTTTACCAAGAGAAGTAGTTATCTCACCTGATGAAGTGAAAAACGCTTTATTAGCACCATTCTCAAAAATTACAGACCTAATTGTTGAAGTTATGGAAAACACACCAGCTGAATTAGCTGGAGATATCATTAGAAATGGTATTACAATTTGTGGAGGAGGAGCTTTAATTAGAGGAGTTGATACTTACTTTGAATCAATTTTCCAATTAAAAGTAACTAGAGCTCAAGATCCATTACTAACAGTTATTGAAGGTACAAAAGAATACGAAAAACAAGCAGAAAAATGATTAGAAGTTGTTGCATTACGTGATTCAAGAGAATACAACATTAAATAA
- a CDS encoding 4-diphosphocytidyl-2C-methyl-D-erythritol kinase, translating into MKLKSFAKVNLYLKVKKKKGILHKINSVFTIVEDLYDEITIVESNKSFDTITCNIKELEKNNFIFQVLNILREEHVITKYYKIDIKKNIPLGSGMGGGSSNAVTVIKYFSNSKRILKRVAKEIGSDCYYFISGYHTAKVKGYGDKIKEISSNKKIYKSDLIFTNINCNTSEVYKKFDDIKAWKNKYENNMLEIPAIKLYPNLADYREYGQMTGSGSTFIKKTSLRM; encoded by the coding sequence ATGAAATTAAAAAGCTTTGCAAAAGTTAATTTATATTTAAAAGTGAAAAAGAAAAAAGGGATATTACACAAAATAAATTCAGTCTTTACTATTGTTGAAGATTTATATGATGAGATCACAATAGTGGAAAGTAATAAAAGTTTTGATACTATTACTTGTAATATAAAAGAACTTGAAAAAAATAATTTTATTTTTCAAGTTTTAAATATTTTGAGAGAAGAGCATGTAATTACAAAATATTATAAAATTGATATTAAAAAAAATATTCCATTAGGTTCTGGAATGGGTGGAGGAAGTAGTAATGCAGTAACTGTAATAAAATATTTTAGTAACTCTAAAAGAATTTTAAAAAGAGTTGCAAAAGAAATAGGCAGTGATTGCTATTATTTTATAAGTGGTTATCATACAGCAAAAGTAAAAGGTTATGGAGATAAGATCAAAGAAATATCAAGCAACAAAAAGATTTATAAAAGTGATTTAATATTTACAAATATAAATTGTAATACATCTGAAGTTTATAAAAAGTTTGATGATATAAAAGCTTGAAAAAACAAATATGAAAATAACATGTTAGAAATACCAGCAATAAAATTATATCCAAATTTAGCTGATTATAGAGAATATGGCCAAATGACTGGATCTGGCTCAACTTTTATTAAAAAAACTAGTTTACGTATGTAA